From the genome of Streptomyces puniciscabiei:
CTGCAGCTGGTGGTGCGGGGCGGCGCCGTGGCGGAACCCGCGCCCGTGGCCCCGTCGTTCCCGGTGGCCTTCTCCGAGACCGGGAACGACACGCCCGCCCGCGAGTGGCTGGACGGACTGCTCGCGGGCGAGGAGCAGACGGAGGGCGGGGACCGCGCCTACCCCGGTGCGCTCGCCGCCCACCTCCACATCGGCGTGGCCGGCACGAGCGTGCTGAGCCTCTCGGAGTGGCTGTCCGAGGAAGGGGCCGCCGCCCACATCGAGGCGGGAGCTTCGGTCACATATGCCTGCTGTGCGACACATCGGGTGAGATGGTCCACAATCAAAGACGACGCAGCGATGGCCGTCCGCCCCGAGGGTGATCGGGGTCGTGGAAGGAGGCCGCGATGCAGCGCTCGAGCCAAGGGCTGTCCTGGCCGATCGGCTGTGACCGGCCGGCAGCCCCGGCGACGACCGGGACCGGCCGTCAGACCACTGGGCGCGGGTGATGGCGGGAGCGAGGCAGGGCAGACCGCTGAGGCATCCGCACCTCCCCGACCTGCACGAGCGTCTGCGGTCCGAGCTGAGCCGGATCGACGAGCAGCTGCGCGCCCTGCTGTCCTCCATGGACCGGCTCCAGGGCCTGCTGGACGCGGTGCTGGCCATCAGCCGCGAAGTGGAGCTGCCCGCGGTGCTGCACCGTATCGTGACGACCGCCATGGAGCTGGTCGGCGCCCGCTACGGAGCCCTGGGCGTGCTCGACGAATCCGGAGAACGCCTGGAGCAGTTCATCGCGGCCGGTCTGACCGAGCGGGAACGCGAGGCTCTGGCCGAGGCCGGGCTGCCGCGCGGTCTGGGCGTCCTCGGCCACCTGATCCGCTACCCCGACCCGCTGCGGATCGACGACATCCCGGCTCACCCCTCCTCCGCCGGATTCCCGCCCGGCCACCCGCGCCTGCACACCCTGCTCGGCGTCGCCATCACCGTGCGCGGCGAGATCTACGGCGACCTCTACCTCTCCGAGCGGAGCGACGGGCAGCCCTTCGACGCCCACGACGAGAACATCGTCGTCGCCCTGGCCGGCGCCGCCGGCATCGCGATCGAGAACGTCCGCCTGTTCGAACGGATTCGCGTCGGGGCCGAGCAGTTCCAGCGGCTTCTGCTGCCCACACTGCCCGACCTGCGGCCGTTCACCGCCGCCGCCATCTACCGGCCCGCCGCCGAGCCCAGTCAGCTCGGCGGGGACTGGTACGACGCCATCCCGCTGCCCGACGGCGCCGTGGCGGTCGTCATCGGGGACGTGGCCGGGCACGACCTGCAGGCCGCGGCCGCCATGGCCGCCACCCGGAACATGCTGCGCGCTCTCGTGTTCGACCAGAACAGTCCGCCCGGCGCGGTCCTCGCCCGGCTCGACCGCGCCCTGGAGACACTCACGAGCCCTCGCGTCACGACCACCACCCTGGCCCGCATCGAACCGGAGGAACCGGCCTGGCGACTGCGCTGGAGCACCGCGGGTCACGTCCCGCCGCTGCTGATCACCCGTGAGCACCACGTGGCCTATCTGCTCGGCGAGCCCGGGCTGCCGCTCGGTGTCGACACCGGGCAGCCCCGCCCGGACCACTCCCGCGTCCTGCCCCCGGAGGCCACCGTCGTCTTCTTCACCGACGGACTGATCGAGCACCCGGGCCACCCGGTGGACGAGAGCCTGCGTGAACTCGCCGGTCTCGCGGCGGCCCATGCCGCCCTCCCGCTGCCGGAGTTCGTCCAGGCGCTCGCCGATCAGCACCCCAGCGACGGTCACGACGACATGGCCATCCTCGCCGTGCGCACCCCACCGGGCTGACCTCCCGGGTCACCGCGGTCGTGACCGGGGCCGGGCCGGCCGGCCTGCCGTGGAGGAACCAGCTGATCCGGCGGATGATGGGGTGGTTCGGACGTTGGATTCGGGTGCTGGGTTC
Proteins encoded in this window:
- a CDS encoding PP2C family protein-serine/threonine phosphatase, with product MAGARQGRPLRHPHLPDLHERLRSELSRIDEQLRALLSSMDRLQGLLDAVLAISREVELPAVLHRIVTTAMELVGARYGALGVLDESGERLEQFIAAGLTEREREALAEAGLPRGLGVLGHLIRYPDPLRIDDIPAHPSSAGFPPGHPRLHTLLGVAITVRGEIYGDLYLSERSDGQPFDAHDENIVVALAGAAGIAIENVRLFERIRVGAEQFQRLLLPTLPDLRPFTAAAIYRPAAEPSQLGGDWYDAIPLPDGAVAVVIGDVAGHDLQAAAAMAATRNMLRALVFDQNSPPGAVLARLDRALETLTSPRVTTTTLARIEPEEPAWRLRWSTAGHVPPLLITREHHVAYLLGEPGLPLGVDTGQPRPDHSRVLPPEATVVFFTDGLIEHPGHPVDESLRELAGLAAAHAALPLPEFVQALADQHPSDGHDDMAILAVRTPPG